In the Flavisolibacter tropicus genome, one interval contains:
- a CDS encoding polysaccharide biosynthesis/export family protein: MNNTIWKLTIFVIVVVCVSACVNPKSATYFIDQKDAEIKTSNQSAKVLIHSNDVLNINVTSMSTQPTNLFNISNVSTNSNTSSSFPGLYSSQPAGYLVDPDGYIKLPYLGKLKADGLSSNELADTITNGILSRKLMIDPIVNVRLLNFKVTVLGEVGHPMVINVPNEKISILEAIGMAGDLTMYAIRDKVLLIREEDGKKITKRLDLNSASMLTSPYYYLKSNDVIYVEPNSAKISSTSKSRQVLPIIFSAMGLAVIILDRIAFRN; encoded by the coding sequence ATGAACAATACAATATGGAAGCTGACTATTTTTGTGATAGTTGTCGTTTGTGTTTCTGCATGTGTAAATCCAAAGTCAGCAACTTATTTTATCGATCAGAAGGATGCTGAAATTAAAACTTCCAATCAGTCTGCAAAAGTCTTAATACATAGCAACGACGTGCTCAATATTAATGTTACAAGCATGAGCACCCAACCTACCAATCTTTTTAATATTTCAAACGTATCCACCAACTCCAACACTAGCTCAAGTTTCCCTGGTCTTTACAGCTCTCAACCGGCTGGATACTTAGTAGATCCAGATGGCTACATAAAATTACCTTATCTAGGAAAGTTAAAAGCGGATGGTTTAAGCAGTAACGAACTGGCTGATACCATTACAAACGGCATACTTTCTAGAAAGTTAATGATAGATCCTATCGTTAATGTTCGCCTGTTGAATTTTAAAGTAACAGTCTTAGGTGAGGTCGGTCATCCTATGGTGATTAATGTACCAAACGAAAAAATATCAATTCTCGAAGCTATTGGTATGGCTGGCGACTTAACAATGTACGCAATACGAGATAAAGTCTTACTTATACGGGAAGAGGATGGTAAGAAAATAACGAAAAGACTGGATTTGAATTCTGCTTCCATGCTTACTTCTCCTTATTATTATCTGAAGTCGAACGATGTTATTTATGTTGAGCCAAATAGCGCCAAAATATCAAGCACAAGTAAATCACGTCAAGTGTTACCTATAATATTTAGTGCAATGGGTTTAGCAGTCATAATTCTTGATCGGATTGCTTTTAGAAATTAA
- a CDS encoding GumC family protein, translating to MQALSNKKLENKHALNFTQLWLRHSVYWPYFLILLLLSVGAAWLYLLYTPPQYQANARVLIKDENKGADDRSVEFLTMVSTKKLLENEKEVFLSKRILVEVVKNLGLYAPIYEKGKFRDVSAYTSSPVRIEAQNQTVIGSPETYSFTYNANDNTVQFNQKVFALNQWIVLNRVDTIRFVKNPDFSYSTASKYDFQLVDPDAVAEMVKNSVFIEPSSKASTILDIYCADDVPQRAEDILNELIEAYNKTSLNDKNILATNTLKFVQERLDQVGKNLDAVENKIKQYKSSSGAVDIGTQSQLFLQNVSSNDQKLSEINMKLAVLDKVEEYVVSKDAKDGIVPSTLGVDDPMLGKLLGNLYDAELEYEKYRKTEGENSPALTAINMQIDKIRPSIIENIRSQRISLETSKNNLVRTNNQYNSSLVNIPNQEKELVNINREQSTITSIYSFLLQKKEEAVLSKASTIPSSIVVDRAKASYSPVSPKPMKIYMIAFIAPFIIGIGTITIKETLNSKVLFRQEIEDLTVYPIIGEIASDKTKSPIAVNANARTFISEQFRQLRVAISLNSNKNKCNRILVTSTISGEGKSYIAVNLATSFAINNKKTVLLELDLNNPTVYEPASISNSPGISEYLQGKAEKEEIIKRTNLQENLFIVPAGKCPEWHPSELLENGKVQEFINYLSELFDYIIIDTAPVGAITDAFILSHSCHMTLYVVRHNYTPKIYLERLDQNNATNKLNNISIVFNGIRPRGFGKHHYGYGYGYGYVYNVRKKDLDHA from the coding sequence ATGCAAGCGTTATCAAACAAAAAGCTTGAAAATAAGCATGCCTTAAACTTTACGCAACTGTGGTTGCGGCACAGCGTTTATTGGCCATACTTTTTGATTTTGCTGCTCTTGTCAGTGGGTGCAGCTTGGCTTTATTTATTGTATACACCTCCACAATATCAAGCCAATGCTAGGGTATTGATTAAAGATGAAAATAAAGGCGCGGATGATAGATCTGTAGAATTTCTGACCATGGTAAGTACCAAAAAGCTTTTGGAAAATGAGAAAGAGGTGTTTTTGTCAAAAAGGATTCTGGTAGAAGTTGTCAAGAACCTTGGTCTGTATGCACCTATTTATGAAAAGGGTAAGTTTCGGGATGTTTCAGCTTACACCTCCTCTCCTGTAAGAATAGAGGCCCAAAACCAGACAGTAATAGGTAGTCCTGAAACATATAGTTTCACATATAATGCAAACGATAATACAGTTCAGTTTAATCAAAAAGTGTTTGCATTGAACCAATGGATAGTTCTCAATCGTGTGGATACAATTCGCTTTGTCAAAAATCCGGATTTCTCTTATTCAACTGCTAGTAAATATGATTTCCAGTTAGTAGATCCAGATGCGGTTGCTGAAATGGTAAAAAATAGCGTTTTTATTGAGCCTAGCAGTAAAGCTTCAACTATACTTGATATCTATTGTGCTGATGACGTTCCACAAAGAGCTGAAGATATTTTAAATGAACTGATTGAGGCATACAATAAAACAAGCTTAAACGATAAGAACATCCTGGCAACAAATACATTGAAGTTTGTACAGGAACGCTTAGATCAGGTAGGTAAAAACTTAGATGCAGTTGAAAATAAAATTAAACAATATAAATCTAGTAGTGGAGCAGTTGACATAGGAACCCAAAGCCAACTTTTCTTACAAAATGTAAGTTCAAACGACCAAAAGTTAAGTGAAATAAATATGAAGTTGGCTGTGCTAGATAAAGTGGAAGAATATGTTGTTTCAAAAGATGCAAAGGATGGAATAGTTCCATCCACCCTTGGTGTAGATGATCCAATGTTGGGTAAGTTATTGGGCAATCTGTATGATGCAGAACTTGAATATGAGAAGTATCGGAAAACGGAGGGAGAAAACTCTCCGGCTTTAACGGCCATTAACATGCAAATCGATAAAATACGACCTAGTATAATCGAGAATATCAGAAGTCAACGTATAAGCCTTGAAACCAGTAAAAATAATTTGGTAAGAACCAATAACCAATACAATTCTTCGCTGGTAAATATTCCCAATCAGGAAAAAGAATTGGTGAATATAAATCGCGAACAAAGCACTATCACTTCTATCTATAGTTTTTTATTGCAGAAAAAAGAAGAAGCTGTTTTATCAAAAGCCTCAACAATCCCAAGCTCTATTGTAGTGGATCGGGCAAAAGCTTCTTATTCACCAGTTAGCCCCAAACCTATGAAAATATATATGATTGCCTTTATAGCACCATTTATCATAGGAATTGGCACCATTACTATAAAAGAAACACTCAATAGCAAGGTTTTGTTTAGGCAAGAAATTGAAGATCTTACCGTCTACCCTATTATTGGTGAAATTGCAAGCGACAAAACCAAAAGCCCAATAGCTGTTAATGCAAATGCAAGAACCTTTATTTCCGAACAATTCCGGCAATTGCGTGTTGCAATCAGTTTAAACAGTAATAAAAACAAATGCAATCGCATTCTTGTTACTTCAACTATTTCAGGAGAGGGTAAAAGTTATATTGCAGTTAATCTGGCAACCTCGTTTGCCATAAACAATAAAAAAACAGTTCTGCTTGAACTAGACTTAAACAACCCTACGGTTTATGAACCGGCAAGCATTTCCAATTCACCAGGCATTTCAGAATACCTGCAAGGCAAAGCCGAAAAAGAAGAAATAATTAAACGGACAAACCTGCAGGAAAACTTATTTATTGTTCCAGCAGGCAAATGTCCGGAATGGCACCCTTCAGAACTGCTTGAAAATGGAAAGGTTCAGGAATTCATCAATTACTTAAGTGAATTATTTGATTATATAATTATTGATACTGCTCCAGTTGGAGCTATTACAGATGCTTTCATTCTTTCTCACTCTTGCCATATGACACTATATGTGGTAAGACATAACTATACGCCTAAGATTTATTTAGAGCGTCTTGATCAAAATAATGCAACAAATAAATTGAATAATATTTCCATTGTATTTAATGGAATAAGACCTAGAGGATTTGGAAAACACCATTATGGATATGGGTACGGTTATGGTTATGTCTATAATGTCAGAAAAAAAGATTTAGACCATGCCTGA
- a CDS encoding UpxY family transcription antiterminator: MNINKHWIAVYTRARWEKKVSQLLSNKNIENYCPLNKVVRQWSDRKKIVLEPLFTSYVFVNTNIDEYLSIRKTDGIINFVYWLGKPAVIKNAEIESIKSFLSDYTDVELEKIDVNVNEEVKIIHGPLFSMKGKVIEVQFNYVKVMLPSIGYSMVAKVPKSHIAKISLNSPSSILRVI, encoded by the coding sequence ATGAACATAAACAAACATTGGATTGCCGTTTACACCAGGGCAAGGTGGGAAAAAAAAGTATCTCAATTATTATCGAATAAGAACATTGAAAATTATTGCCCCTTAAATAAGGTGGTAAGGCAATGGTCGGATAGAAAAAAGATTGTACTGGAACCACTGTTTACATCCTATGTTTTTGTCAATACCAACATTGATGAATATCTGTCAATAAGAAAGACGGATGGTATAATAAACTTCGTTTATTGGCTGGGTAAGCCTGCTGTTATAAAAAATGCAGAGATAGAATCAATAAAGTCCTTTCTGAGCGACTATACCGATGTTGAGTTAGAAAAAATCGATGTAAATGTCAATGAAGAAGTCAAAATTATTCATGGTCCCCTTTTCTCAATGAAAGGTAAAGTGATAGAAGTACAGTTTAATTATGTAAAAGTAATGCTGCCATCAATTGGCTATTCAATGGTAGCTAAAGTTCCAAAGTCCCATATTGCAAAAATTAGCTTAAATTCTCCTAGCTCCATTTTAAGAGTGATTTAA
- a CDS encoding glycosyltransferase family 4 protein: protein MRVAYITSYNSEEVKHWSGSGFYIAEALKNQGIELLRIHCIVKHSFIQRLKRKLNKILFNKVLLLEREPSYLKSLAKKANQLLFNQEYDIVFSPGSLPITYLKTDKPIAFMTDSTYDGLINLYMQDQSLTKQSIINGNKAEAIALQKASLAFYTSEWAIENAVNKYNIDKSKVRKSSFGPNLSNGFSEKKIRELVGERADNKVKNLLFVGVEWRRKGARKAIETVAALIEKGHNVTLTLVGCKIPEGEVLPSFVKYYPFISKETIEGRQILDKLFQQASFFILPTEADCTPIVFSEAASYGLPVITTNTGGCPAVVLDKISGYCFQPETFKENAVEIIENLINDQRLYERISVNAYYRFCNELNWNVIGKQLLESLEPLVEKR, encoded by the coding sequence ATGCGGGTAGCGTATATTACTTCATACAATTCAGAAGAAGTAAAACATTGGTCTGGAAGCGGATTTTATATTGCTGAAGCTTTAAAAAACCAGGGTATAGAGCTGTTAAGAATACATTGTATTGTCAAACACTCTTTTATTCAGCGATTAAAAAGAAAGCTTAATAAAATTTTATTTAATAAAGTGCTTTTATTAGAAAGAGAGCCGTCATATTTAAAGTCATTGGCTAAAAAAGCTAATCAATTGCTTTTTAATCAGGAGTACGATATTGTTTTCTCCCCAGGGTCATTACCCATAACGTACTTAAAAACGGATAAGCCCATTGCTTTTATGACAGATTCCACTTATGATGGTTTGATAAATCTCTATATGCAGGATCAATCCTTGACAAAACAATCTATTATAAATGGAAATAAGGCAGAAGCCATTGCTTTGCAAAAAGCTTCTTTGGCCTTTTATACTTCTGAATGGGCTATTGAAAATGCAGTAAATAAGTATAATATAGATAAATCAAAGGTTCGGAAAAGCAGTTTTGGACCTAATCTTTCGAATGGTTTTTCGGAAAAGAAAATCCGAGAATTGGTAGGTGAGCGTGCAGACAATAAAGTAAAGAACTTATTGTTCGTGGGCGTAGAATGGCGGCGCAAAGGTGCAAGGAAGGCTATAGAGACAGTAGCTGCCTTAATTGAAAAAGGCCATAATGTAACACTTACATTGGTTGGTTGTAAAATACCCGAAGGCGAAGTTTTGCCCTCCTTTGTTAAATACTACCCCTTTATTTCAAAAGAAACTATCGAAGGCCGTCAAATACTGGATAAGCTCTTTCAACAAGCCAGCTTTTTTATACTACCTACTGAAGCCGATTGTACACCAATTGTGTTTTCTGAAGCAGCGTCTTATGGCCTACCCGTTATTACAACAAATACCGGAGGATGTCCTGCTGTTGTATTAGATAAAATTTCTGGTTATTGTTTTCAACCTGAAACATTTAAGGAGAATGCTGTTGAAATCATTGAGAATTTGATAAATGATCAACGATTATATGAGAGGATTAGCGTAAACGCATATTATCGTTTTTGTAACGAGTTAAACTGGAACGTTATTGGTAAACAATTACTTGAGTCATTAGAGCCACTAGTTGAAAAAAGATAA
- a CDS encoding glycosyltransferase: MIRISIITSLYRCEAFLETFIHHFFNIVNKDECELILVHNDPTSNELQIIKKFDWTGIHLTHIQIGREGLYNSWNRAIKIAKGEYLAIWNVDDIRTPDSLLSQKIALDNNDAVLCYGDFYGTREYGTFKHRKLQYAEFSEMKKSKLRRHIIGCFPMWRKSVHEKVGYFDEQFRLVSDFEFQLRLLPNYKFVKADKILGYYLEFVGHKLSSNGFLQNKERTVVEIRYKIYEKILMHTLPFLSKYRPYYFLNFGVWYKVSDVVPHVRKINEMDVLHFIQMPFSFFLTFLSRSTSKLYRVLLNKPYIPS, from the coding sequence ATGATCAGGATTTCAATCATTACTTCTCTTTATCGGTGTGAAGCTTTTTTAGAGACCTTTATCCATCACTTTTTTAATATCGTTAATAAAGATGAATGTGAGTTAATACTTGTACATAATGATCCCACTAGTAATGAATTGCAGATCATTAAAAAGTTTGATTGGACAGGCATTCATTTAACACATATTCAAATTGGGCGTGAAGGTTTGTATAATTCATGGAACAGGGCCATTAAAATAGCCAAAGGTGAATATTTGGCTATTTGGAATGTCGATGATATCAGAACACCAGATTCCTTGCTTTCGCAAAAGATAGCATTAGATAACAATGACGCTGTATTATGTTATGGCGACTTCTATGGCACTCGTGAATATGGAACCTTTAAACATCGAAAGCTTCAGTATGCTGAATTCAGCGAAATGAAGAAAAGTAAATTAAGAAGACACATCATTGGATGCTTTCCTATGTGGCGAAAATCGGTTCATGAAAAGGTTGGATATTTTGATGAACAATTTAGGCTAGTAAGCGACTTTGAGTTTCAATTGCGGCTCTTACCCAATTACAAGTTTGTAAAAGCTGACAAAATACTGGGTTATTACTTAGAGTTTGTTGGCCACAAATTAAGTAGTAATGGTTTTTTACAGAATAAAGAACGAACTGTAGTTGAAATAAGGTATAAGATTTATGAAAAGATATTGATGCATACACTCCCCTTTCTATCTAAATATCGGCCTTATTACTTTTTGAATTTTGGTGTATGGTATAAAGTTTCAGATGTTGTTCCACATGTCAGGAAAATTAATGAAATGGATGTACTTCATTTTATCCAAATGCCTTTTTCCTTTTTCCTTACATTTTTATCCCGTAGTACTAGTAAACTTTATAGAGTTCTTTTAAATAAACCCTATATCCCTTCATAA
- a CDS encoding glycosyltransferase codes for MTKINIVHVIFVMRVGGAENMLTDLVNEQVKTANVSIIVVNSKIDQILIDRLSPAVKVYYAERNEQSRNPFVLFKIWFWLFNLKADVIHCHQHNLINYLPFWKNKMVVTIHTVGVEVKNLRKYKKVYAISDAVRNDLLKRGGINATVVYNGIETPNIKPKQLSTVNSAASFKIVQVSRLIHEVKGQHLAIEAIHKLRTTLNLDVQLYFIGRGPSLQYLSELTKEYNLENSVFFLGEKDRNWIYENLNQFDLLLQPSIYEGFGLTIVEGLAARLPVIASNVDGPAEILKDIPAGFLFDINIEGDLVSCILKVIELTKNNEFQDSCELSRNMVCQKYGINQTVSNYLNSYPLLPSNLAVA; via the coding sequence ATGACCAAGATCAATATAGTGCATGTAATTTTTGTAATGCGGGTTGGTGGCGCTGAGAATATGTTGACTGACCTGGTAAATGAACAAGTCAAAACAGCTAATGTTTCTATAATTGTGGTGAACAGTAAGATTGACCAAATATTAATTGACCGTCTATCTCCTGCTGTAAAAGTTTATTATGCCGAAAGAAATGAACAGTCGCGAAATCCCTTTGTTCTCTTTAAGATCTGGTTTTGGCTTTTCAATTTAAAGGCTGACGTTATTCATTGTCATCAACACAATTTGATTAACTATTTGCCATTTTGGAAAAATAAAATGGTTGTTACCATTCATACAGTTGGTGTGGAAGTGAAAAATCTAAGAAAATATAAAAAGGTTTATGCTATTTCTGATGCTGTAAGGAATGATCTCCTTAAACGCGGAGGTATAAATGCAACCGTGGTTTATAATGGTATAGAAACGCCCAATATAAAGCCAAAACAGTTAAGTACCGTTAATAGCGCAGCTTCGTTTAAAATCGTGCAAGTAAGTAGGCTTATACATGAAGTAAAGGGCCAACATCTAGCAATTGAAGCTATACATAAATTGAGAACTACACTTAATCTAGACGTACAATTGTATTTTATAGGCAGAGGCCCTTCTTTGCAATATTTAAGCGAATTGACAAAAGAGTATAATTTGGAAAACAGTGTGTTTTTTCTGGGTGAAAAAGATCGCAACTGGATTTATGAGAACCTTAATCAGTTTGATCTTCTATTGCAGCCTTCGATATATGAGGGATTTGGGCTAACAATAGTTGAAGGCTTGGCTGCAAGGCTTCCGGTTATTGCATCCAATGTTGACGGCCCGGCTGAAATCTTAAAGGATATCCCTGCTGGATTTTTATTTGATATTAATATAGAAGGAGATTTGGTCTCTTGCATTCTAAAAGTCATAGAACTGACAAAGAATAATGAGTTTCAAGATTCTTGCGAATTGTCACGAAACATGGTGTGCCAAAAATATGGAATTAACCAAACGGTAAGCAATTATTTAAATAGCTACCCATTATTGCCGTCGAATTTGGCCGTTGCATAA
- a CDS encoding glycosyltransferase family 4 protein: MISSLVSRKVLLIGPDYIGHRGGIGALLDIYKDHYEVFNFIPSFKNLPSKSQKLVFFIKQLVRIIAFLRKNKEIQVLHIHSAKDGSLYRKLIIAFLAKKFFRKKVINHIHTGHFKHFYDESNWISKKSIRYFLSLNDATITVSDFWKGYFIESFSLNNVFKVNNIVSIAKQDNSIKEEKILNFLFLGVITKKKGIFDLVDTIAENKEILENKAKLIICGSGDTDDLLDLIKIGGLENCIDYRGWVTGEEKKCLLQVSDVYVLPSYFEGVPISILEAMSCGMPIISTNVGGIPEVVENGVNGLLIAPGDRKAILQALLYYINNFGKVEDHGKQSLQKIKEYFPESVTRELEEIYTRLIV, translated from the coding sequence ATGATCTCGTCACTGGTATCTAGAAAAGTGTTACTAATCGGGCCAGACTACATTGGTCACCGTGGGGGCATTGGTGCATTGCTTGATATTTATAAAGATCATTATGAGGTATTTAATTTTATACCATCTTTTAAGAATTTGCCAAGTAAGTCACAAAAGCTGGTTTTTTTTATAAAGCAACTTGTTAGAATAATAGCTTTCTTAAGAAAGAACAAAGAGATTCAGGTGCTTCACATCCATTCAGCTAAAGATGGTAGCTTGTATAGAAAGTTGATAATTGCCTTTTTGGCAAAAAAATTCTTTAGAAAAAAAGTTATTAATCATATCCATACAGGACACTTCAAGCACTTTTATGATGAGAGTAATTGGATTTCAAAAAAAAGCATTCGTTACTTCTTGAGTTTGAATGATGCTACAATTACAGTATCAGATTTCTGGAAGGGCTATTTTATTGAATCGTTTAGCTTAAATAATGTTTTCAAAGTAAATAATATCGTATCCATTGCAAAGCAGGATAATTCAATTAAGGAAGAAAAGATTTTAAATTTTTTATTCTTAGGCGTGATAACAAAGAAGAAAGGAATCTTTGATTTGGTAGATACAATTGCAGAAAATAAAGAAATTTTAGAAAATAAGGCAAAGTTGATTATATGTGGAAGTGGTGACACTGACGACTTACTAGATCTAATTAAAATAGGTGGGCTTGAAAATTGCATAGATTACAGGGGCTGGGTTACTGGTGAGGAGAAGAAGTGTTTATTACAGGTTTCAGATGTTTATGTTTTACCCTCCTATTTTGAAGGTGTTCCTATTTCTATTTTGGAGGCTATGAGTTGCGGTATGCCTATTATTTCAACCAATGTAGGCGGTATACCAGAAGTTGTAGAAAACGGCGTTAACGGGCTACTTATAGCACCAGGCGACAGAAAAGCGATTTTGCAGGCTTTGTTGTACTACATTAACAATTTTGGAAAAGTAGAAGATCATGGAAAGCAATCTCTTCAAAAGATAAAAGAGTACTTCCCTGAATCTGTAACTAGAGAACTAGAAGAAATATATACAAGGTTGATAGTTTAA
- a CDS encoding undecaprenyl-phosphate glucose phosphotransferase, producing MNNYFLRFIQVCVFCLDVISLNFSNVICKIWFQFPSIASHELEYMNLLVWMNISWLGTAWLTNLYSKKIILSFEAFSQRTLNTFLYWLILVVSYLFFLDQYIISGYFIGAVFLNHFIVLLFNRLLLLYLRYYFKRHKLLARKIMIVGYNNTAKKLASYLEDDDPNTQIIGFCEEKNNVRELSNYPIIDSIDNTITAARFYDVNEVYSTIAPEHNTVIYKLMKQADNACIHFRIIPDLSFIIKKVVYINYFKDIPVLSLREEPLSDVDNRIKKRVFDIVFSFLVITLILSWLIPIIGLLIYLESPGPIFFKQLRTGKDKKPFYCIKFRSMRLNSEANTKQAQKFDVRITRIGKFLRRTSIDEFPQFLNVLWGNMSVVGPRPHMLKHTDDYSKLIDQYMVRQFLKPGITGWAQINGFRGETKILEQMQGRVQHDIWYMENWSLLLDIKIIFLTIINMFRGERNAF from the coding sequence ATGAATAATTACTTTTTAAGATTTATTCAGGTTTGTGTTTTTTGTTTAGATGTAATCAGTCTAAATTTTAGTAACGTCATTTGTAAGATCTGGTTTCAATTTCCTTCCATAGCAAGTCATGAGTTGGAATACATGAATCTTTTGGTATGGATGAACATCAGTTGGCTGGGTACAGCATGGCTAACTAATTTATATAGCAAAAAAATTATATTATCATTCGAAGCCTTTTCACAACGTACATTAAACACTTTTTTATACTGGCTAATCTTAGTTGTATCTTATCTGTTTTTCTTAGACCAATATATTATTTCCGGTTATTTCATCGGAGCAGTCTTTTTAAATCATTTCATTGTTTTACTGTTTAATAGACTGTTGCTTTTATACCTACGTTATTATTTTAAAAGACATAAGCTTTTGGCACGAAAAATAATGATCGTTGGCTATAATAACACAGCTAAGAAGCTAGCTTCATATTTAGAAGATGACGATCCGAATACCCAAATTATAGGCTTTTGTGAGGAAAAGAATAATGTTCGTGAGTTATCAAATTATCCAATTATTGATTCAATTGATAATACAATTACAGCTGCTCGATTTTATGATGTAAATGAAGTGTATTCTACTATTGCGCCGGAACATAATACAGTTATTTATAAGCTTATGAAGCAGGCAGATAATGCATGTATTCACTTCCGTATTATACCAGATCTAAGCTTTATTATAAAGAAAGTAGTGTATATCAATTACTTTAAAGACATTCCAGTACTTTCTTTACGGGAAGAACCATTAAGTGATGTTGATAATAGAATTAAGAAACGGGTATTCGATATTGTTTTCAGTTTTTTGGTAATTACACTAATCCTATCCTGGCTTATACCTATTATTGGATTACTCATTTATTTAGAATCTCCAGGTCCCATATTTTTTAAGCAACTGCGAACAGGCAAAGACAAGAAGCCGTTTTATTGTATAAAGTTTCGCAGTATGCGTCTCAATTCAGAAGCTAATACAAAGCAAGCACAAAAGTTTGATGTAAGAATTACACGTATTGGAAAGTTTTTGCGGAGGACTAGTATTGATGAGTTTCCACAATTTCTGAATGTTCTTTGGGGTAATATGAGTGTTGTGGGTCCCAGACCACATATGCTAAAACATACAGACGATTATTCAAAACTTATTGATCAGTATATGGTTCGGCAATTTCTAAAACCTGGTATAACTGGTTGGGCGCAAATTAATGGGTTTAGAGGAGAGACAAAGATTCTTGAGCAAATGCAAGGGCGAGTGCAGCACGATATCTGGTATATGGAAAATTGGAGCTTGCTACTTGATATAAAAATAATTTTCCTCACTATTATAAATATGTTCAGAGGTGAAAGGAATGCTTTTTAA